The Tindallia magadiensis genome includes a window with the following:
- a CDS encoding class D sortase, which translates to MKKLSLFLIIAGVLIALYPLANYLYGGFGQARLMRELEQQNSLTEEPISANEDVAEEYEGLQNIFETYEEEEEIEEEVELKVQEGEVGKLLGTLEIPKINAEMPVVLGASQENLRVAAALMEGTTPIGEIGNAAIAAHRSHTYGRFFNRLNEIELGDEIIISTPKERFTYIVYEIKIVEPDDVSVLNRNRRDRVVTLITCDPIYEATHRLIIHGVIKDA; encoded by the coding sequence ATGAAAAAACTTTCACTTTTTTTGATAATAGCAGGTGTTTTAATAGCTCTCTATCCTTTAGCAAACTACTTGTATGGTGGATTTGGACAAGCGAGATTAATGAGAGAGCTAGAACAACAAAATTCATTAACAGAAGAGCCTATTTCTGCCAATGAAGATGTAGCAGAAGAATACGAAGGATTACAAAATATTTTTGAAACCTATGAAGAAGAGGAGGAAATAGAAGAAGAGGTGGAACTGAAAGTTCAAGAAGGGGAGGTAGGAAAACTTTTGGGAACACTGGAAATACCAAAGATAAATGCTGAAATGCCAGTAGTCTTAGGTGCCAGTCAAGAAAATTTAAGGGTTGCTGCCGCGCTGATGGAAGGGACAACACCTATTGGAGAAATCGGTAATGCCGCAATTGCCGCTCATAGGAGTCACACTTATGGTAGGTTTTTTAATAGGTTGAATGAAATAGAGTTAGGTGATGAAATTATTATTTCTACCCCAAAAGAAAGGTTTACCTATATTGTCTATGAGATTAAAATAGTTGAACCAGATGATGTATCAGTTCTTAATCGTAATCGCAGGGATCGAGTGGTTACGTTAATTACCTGTGACCCTATCTATGAAGCAACACATCGGTTGATTATTCATGGTGTTATCAAAGATGCGTAG
- the nuoE gene encoding NADH-quinone oxidoreductase subunit NuoE, with amino-acid sequence MQCCGGNGLQAPEQTVSNSDLSLIKSVLDQYKDKPGSLITILQKSQDIYGYLPIDVLDHIAEVTGIKAPNVYGVATFYTQFRLEPIGKYLIMLCMGTACHVNGAGPVYDAICDELKIVDGETTEDGLFTLNNVACLGCCSLSPVMMINGETHAKLTPDSTRKILRELRKYDKEQTGKEA; translated from the coding sequence ATGCAATGTTGTGGAGGAAATGGCCTACAGGCTCCGGAACAAACGGTTTCTAATTCAGATTTATCTTTGATTAAGTCTGTTCTCGATCAGTATAAGGATAAACCTGGAAGCTTAATTACTATTTTGCAAAAATCTCAAGACATATATGGTTATTTACCCATAGATGTTTTAGATCATATTGCTGAAGTAACCGGCATCAAGGCACCGAATGTTTATGGAGTTGCTACCTTTTACACCCAATTCCGACTTGAACCCATCGGCAAATATCTAATTATGCTCTGCATGGGAACTGCTTGTCATGTCAATGGCGCCGGTCCTGTCTATGATGCAATCTGTGATGAGTTAAAAATTGTTGATGGCGAAACAACAGAAGACGGTCTCTTCACCTTGAATAATGTTGCCTGTCTGGGATGTTGCAGTCTGTCACCTGTTATGATGATCAATGGAGAAACGCACGCAAAACTTACTCCGGATAGTACACGTAAAATCCTGCGTGAATTACGCAAGTATGACAA